The following coding sequences lie in one Mercenaria mercenaria strain notata chromosome 5, MADL_Memer_1, whole genome shotgun sequence genomic window:
- the LOC123557800 gene encoding patched domain-containing protein 3-like — translation MDCKETFKAFFGKLAFYIALHSWKVCIISFLLNGLLGLGMLKLPGKNLLNNDIEEIYMPRETKTQETEQFILSIFPDLSGSDFYSHQVVKQPLYVELIFWRKNKQSLINGSLYHDLNSLMQYVKNITVQSANGTAFDFTHLCALRNDKCVIDGEDTINKLSECTDGLLPLNKFNFENNTILENPLFQFADYKVVNDTLVKATYLKVRLNLRQDTTLFSQLSKHWMNCFITHMKQFSKQWQSRDLSFIFAHSKSFFVELGNDTYTDIRYFSFVVTIYFFYIGFVMSGGNILAKRANIGRMGIIVTPTSVLGAWGLLMACEVEFTNTVGIVPLFIVEHQIINTMITLSYLADVNDKPDAKQRLEYAVKMSAIPITTTMLCYAVPFAVAIFSRFYALELVGTYVVATMLFNYVNHFVFYTACLAIHEQRIDAGRHCCICTKLRPREELEGRSCCIICCCSGSRPENRSDTESSIEKIFRKAMLRFLLTTASKSISFISYISLVAFSLWGLVHYKVDVIQRNEVLSSSYFHSWNEKMSSIYQRESIVQFVTIHPRGYAADRVTISKLERQLQSQSFLNAQLLMSWVDLYDNSSYANYTSELALSLLVRNKLIPQNMEFSHDIRFERNYSKISALRFYIKTKDISSTLSEISLKKELFDLADTVDDYQQDIYDDFGEHSLPLSAKDKFVSLHSPDFIFTDAWKQPLWEFLIFTGVQLGLLLFLLFVLKPTLSSSFLIALAYLSMVCCLFGISHFLGIYLTQVSTIIYMLAGCVFIEVVVHTFYSYFQVEGVSKAMRVNAVVSTTTQALFHSILGQLLGLLVLFVVKSYVFVTVFRIALLTTAICIMFSILWIPVLLSYFGPSGIDARSKILERYKRDQSSVNLGDITVNKQTGVDNPTFLQN, via the exons ATGGATTGCAAGGAGACTTTCAAAGCTTTCTTTGGAAAATTGGCGTTTTATATTGCCTTACATTCTTGGAAAGTGTGCATCATCAGCTTTCTACTCAATGGTTTATTGGGACTTGGAATGCTAAAATTGCCTGGCAAGAACCTCCTCAATAACGATATTGAAGAAATCTACATGCCAAGAGAAACGAAAACGCAGGAAACGGAGCAGTTTATACTAAGTATATTTCCGGATTTAAGCGGTTCAGACTTCTATTCACATCAGGTTGTTAAACAGCCGTTGTATGTAGAACTGATCTTCTGGAGGAAAAACAAGCAAAGTCTTATTAATGGCTCGTTATACCACGATTTAAATTCGTTAATGcaatatgtcaaaaatattacagTGCAATCTGCAAATGGAACTGCTTTTGATTTTACCCATTTATGTGCCTTAAGGAATGACAAATGCGTCATTGATGGAGAAGATACCATCAATAAATTGAGCGAGTGTACAGATGGACTATTACCATTGAACAAATTTAACTTTGAAAACAATACCATTCTGGAAAATCCGTTATTTCAGTTTGCAGATTACAAGGTTGTGAACGATACTCTCGTAAAAGCAACGTATTTGAAAGTCCGTTTAAACCTTCGCCAAGACACTACATTATTTTCACAGCTTTCCAAACACTGGATGAATTGTTTCATAACTCACATGAAACAGTTCTCGAAACAATGGCAAAGCAGAGATCTCTCATTTATATTCGCACActcaaaatcattttttgttgaGCTAGGAAACGATACATATACAGATATACGGTACTTTTCATTCGTGGTCACTATCTATTTCTTTTACATTGGGTTCGTTATGTCTGGTGGAAATATTCTTGCAAAGAGGGCCAACATCGGGAGAATGGGTATCATTGTTACACCAACCAGTGTGCTTGGTGCATGGGGTCTGCTAATGGCATGTGAGGTCGAATTTACAAATACAGTAGGCATTGTTCCACTCTTTATTGTAG AACATCAAATCATCAACACAATGATAACTCTTTCGTATCTGGCTGACGTAAACGACAAACCCGATGCCAAACAGCGTTTAGAATATGCTGTAAAAATGTCAGCTATTCCTATAACTACAACCATGTTGTGCTATGCTGTTCCGTTTGCTGTGGCAATTTTTTCAAGGTTTTACGCTCTGGAGCTCGTAGGTACTTACGTAG TGGCTACCATGTTGTTCAACTACGTCaaccattttgtattttacacTGCCTGTCTGGCTATACACGAGCAACGTATCGACGCCGGTCGTCACTGCTGTATCTGTACGAAGTTGAGACCTAGAGAAGAGCTTGAAGGACGCAGCTgttgtattatttgttgttgtagTGGTAGCCGTCCTGAAAATAGATCTGACACTGAAAGTTCAATTGAGAAGATTTTCAGGAAAGCCATGCTACGCTTCCTTTTGACCACTGCATCAAAAAgcatatcttttatttcatatatctCATTAGTTGCGTTTTCCTTATGGGGTCTAGTTCACTACAAAGTAGACGTAATTCAGAGAAACGAAGTTCTCTCAAGCTCTTACTTTCATAGCTGGAATGAAAAAATGAGTAGCATTTATCAAAGGGAATCAATTGTACAATTTGTGACAATTCATCCTAGAGGATATGCAGCTGACCGAGTGACAATATCAAAATTAGAGAGGCAGCTGCAATCGCAGTCATTCTTGAATGCTCAACTTCTTATGTCCTGGGTTGATTTGTACGACAATAGTTCGTATGCTAATTATACATCAGAGTTAGCTTTGAGTCTGTTGGTCAGAAACAAATTAATTCCTCAAAATATGGAATTTTCTCATGACATACGTTTTGAACGaaattattcaaaaatttctGCATTAAGATTTTATATCAAAACTAAAGATATATCGTCTACATTGTCAGAGATTTCACTTAAAAAAGAGCTCTTTGATTTGGCGGATACAGTTGATGATTATCAACAGGACATATATGATGATTTTGGTGAACATAGTCTGCCTTTAAGTGCAAAAGATAAATTTGTTTCTCTACATTCCCccgatttcatttttactgacgCGTGGAAACAACCGCTTTGGGAATTTCTAATATTCACGGGTGTGCAACttggactcttactatttctactttttgttttgaaaccaaCTTTGTCATCCTCTTTTCTCATAGCACTGGCGTATCTCTCCATGGTGTGTTGTCTGTTTGGAATATCACATTTCTTAGGAATTTATTTGACACAAGTTTCTACCATCATTTACATGTTGGCGGGATGTGTCTTTATCGAAGTTGTTGTACACACATTTTATTCCTATTTTCAAGTTGAAGGAGTCAGCAAAGCGATGCGTGTTAATGCTGTTGTTAGTACGACCACACAGGCTTTATTCCATTCAATACTCGGACAGCTTTTAGGTCTTCTGGTATTGTTTGTTGTAAAATCATACGTTTTCGTGACGGTTTTCAGAATTGCTCTTCTCACAACAGCTATTTGCATCATGTTTTCCATTCTTTGGATACCTGTCTTACTCTCTTATTTTGGACCTAGTGGCATTGACGCTAGGTcaaaaatacttgaaagataCAAGAGGGATCAGTCTTCTGTAAATCTTGGAGATATAACAGTTAATAAACAGACTGGGGTGGATAACCCCACCTTTTTACAGAATTAA